A window of Panicum virgatum strain AP13 chromosome 8K, P.virgatum_v5, whole genome shotgun sequence contains these coding sequences:
- the LOC120645496 gene encoding protein FAR1-RELATED SEQUENCE 5-like, producing MKAAIVEVFVSSVHRNYRWHIMENARKTMGPFLDSKGDGKQELADDFKDCIDNSFTPAEFEQKWQAFLDKYELNNDERFQHLYDMRHCWIPAYFMHCFFPFLQTTARSEGFNAILKRYVNPKNSMLNFVQQYKKIQQRIFSKQDLQEAATATKVPRYLTGHPMEHQMKKAYTRRLFNVFQHELQLSSSYYVVHVEGDDLIDVVPYRRCPDLLYGTRTFRVTSFRVEGLYSYTCCKFDRY from the coding sequence ATGAAGGCTGCTATCGTAGAGGTATTTGTCAGTTCAGTTCATAGGAATTACCGTTGGCACATTATGGAAAATGCTAGGAAGACAATGGGTCCTTTCTTGGATAGCAAAGGGGATGGTAAGCAAGAGTTGGCGGATGACTTCAAGGATTGTATTGACAATAGCTTCACGCCGGCAGAGTTTGAGCAGAAGTGGCAGGCTTTTCTGGATAAATATGAGCTCAACAATGATGAGAGGTTCCAACATTTGTATGACATGAGACATTGTTGGATCCCTGCGTATTTCATGCATTgtttcttccccttcctccaaaCAACAGCACGGAGTGAAGGCTTCAATGCTATCCTGAAGCGCTATGTCAACCCAAAGAACTCGATGCTCAACTTTGTGCAGCAATATAAGAAGATACAACAAAGGATTTTCAGCAagcaagatttgcaagaggcggcCACAGCCACAAAGGTCCCACGCTACTTGACGGGGCACCCTATGGAGCATCAGATGAAGAAAGCGTATACAAGGAGGTTGTTCAATGTGTTTCAACATGAGTTGCAGCTAAGTTCGAGCTACTATGTTGTTCATGTTGAAGGGGATGACTTGATAGATGTTGTTCCGTACAGGCGTTGCCCCGATCTGTTGTATGGGACACGGACATTCAGGGTCACGTCGTTCAGGGTGGAGGGCTTGTATAGCTACACCTGTTGCAAGTTTGATAGATATTGA